One Streptomyces lincolnensis genomic region harbors:
- a CDS encoding TIGR04222 domain-containing membrane protein: MLWVLLLLLAWAAAGTACTRLCLAAVRAAAVESEAATAGRAHALTLYEAAFLSGGPARVADLTLVSMARQRRLLLAHTGWATVVDPRGRDDMERSVIGAIGPEGQSRIAPVREATAAADAVSGLADRLVDAGLAVPDDARADVAAGVRQVRLAAVTVVLLGAIALLTPAPSDMPRGLVALWFGLPFALTLSCLAIARIEVHPYARWASPAGQRLLGSLARYSAADDPTYLTSVAVHGIRAVGEPDLRAALAHREPQHRRL; this comes from the coding sequence ATGTTATGGGTCCTTCTCCTGCTACTGGCCTGGGCGGCCGCTGGTACGGCGTGCACGCGCCTGTGCCTGGCCGCCGTGCGCGCGGCGGCCGTGGAGTCCGAGGCCGCGACCGCGGGCCGGGCACACGCTCTGACGCTGTACGAGGCCGCGTTCCTGTCCGGCGGCCCCGCGCGGGTCGCCGACCTGACCCTGGTCTCCATGGCCCGCCAGCGACGGCTGCTGCTCGCCCACACCGGCTGGGCGACCGTCGTCGACCCGCGCGGGCGGGACGACATGGAGCGCTCGGTGATCGGCGCCATCGGACCGGAGGGGCAGTCCCGCATCGCCCCCGTCCGCGAGGCCACCGCCGCCGCGGACGCGGTCAGCGGCCTCGCCGACCGGCTGGTCGACGCGGGGCTCGCCGTCCCCGACGACGCCCGGGCCGATGTCGCCGCCGGGGTCCGCCAGGTGCGGCTCGCCGCGGTGACCGTCGTCCTCCTCGGCGCGATCGCGCTGCTGACACCCGCCCCGTCGGACATGCCCCGCGGTCTGGTCGCGCTCTGGTTCGGGCTCCCCTTCGCGCTCACACTCAGCTGCCTGGCCATCGCGCGCATCGAGGTCCACCCGTACGCCCGCTGGGCCTCCCCCGCCGGACAGCGGCTCCTCGGCTCCCTGGCCCGGTACTCCGCGGCGGACGACCCGACGTATCTGACCTCGGTGGCCGTCCACGGCATCCGCGCGGTCGGCGAACCGGACCTGCGCGCGGCCCTCGCCCACCGCGAGCCGCAGCACCGGCGGCTGTGA
- a CDS encoding DUF692 domain-containing protein — MERLGTGIGWRPEIADAVESMPGVDWVEVVAENVCPGHLPESLRRLRERGVTVVPHGVSLGLGGADRPDEGQLTALAERAEALGSPLVTEHIAFVRAGGPLTASPRLEAGHLLPVPRTRDALDVLCANIRAAQDALPVPLAVENIAALISWPGEEMTEGQFLYDLADRTGVRLLIDVANLHTNHVNRGEDPAEALADLPLEAIAYVHVAGGFERDGVWHDSHAHPVPRPVLDILTDLASRVSPPGVLLERDENFPEPAELEGELGAIREALEKGGGARITAAADTARVASASAPSAAPPSPTSPSADDLTRQRLALTQTALLSALVAGTPVPEGFDRVRLGVQARALAGKRADVVAKVAPELPVILGASYRPAFLAYAHGHPMTDGYRHDALAFAEHALLAHQLEEASARRQLREWWLERSGPAPRAHRPAAVRLARATRRVLLRR, encoded by the coding sequence ATGGAGCGACTGGGAACGGGTATCGGGTGGCGGCCGGAGATCGCCGACGCCGTCGAGAGCATGCCGGGTGTCGACTGGGTCGAGGTCGTGGCCGAGAACGTGTGCCCCGGGCATCTCCCGGAGTCCCTGCGGCGGCTGCGTGAGCGGGGGGTCACCGTGGTGCCGCACGGGGTCTCGCTCGGGCTCGGAGGGGCGGACCGTCCCGACGAGGGGCAGCTGACCGCGCTCGCCGAGCGGGCCGAGGCGCTGGGCTCTCCGCTGGTCACCGAGCACATCGCGTTCGTCCGCGCGGGCGGCCCCCTGACGGCCTCCCCGCGTCTGGAGGCGGGCCATCTGCTGCCCGTGCCGCGGACGCGGGACGCCCTCGACGTCCTGTGCGCGAACATCCGTGCCGCCCAGGACGCGTTGCCGGTACCGCTGGCGGTGGAGAACATCGCCGCGCTCATCTCCTGGCCCGGCGAGGAGATGACCGAGGGGCAGTTCCTGTACGACCTGGCCGACCGCACCGGTGTGCGGCTGCTCATCGACGTGGCGAACCTGCACACCAACCACGTCAACCGCGGCGAGGATCCCGCCGAGGCGCTGGCCGACCTGCCCCTGGAGGCGATCGCCTACGTCCATGTCGCGGGCGGCTTCGAGCGCGACGGCGTCTGGCACGACAGCCACGCCCACCCGGTCCCGCGCCCCGTCCTGGACATCCTCACCGACCTCGCCTCCCGGGTCTCCCCGCCGGGGGTCCTCCTGGAGCGCGACGAGAACTTCCCCGAACCGGCCGAGCTGGAAGGGGAGTTGGGGGCGATACGGGAGGCGCTGGAGAAGGGCGGCGGCGCCAGGATCACGGCGGCGGCCGACACCGCGCGCGTCGCATCCGCGTCTGCCCCATCAGCCGCTCCCCCGTCGCCCACTTCCCCGTCGGCCGACGACCTCACCCGACAGCGCCTCGCCCTCACGCAGACCGCGCTGCTGTCCGCGCTGGTGGCCGGGACGCCCGTGCCCGAAGGGTTCGACCGGGTGCGGCTGGGGGTCCAGGCCCGGGCACTCGCCGGCAAGCGGGCGGACGTGGTCGCGAAGGTCGCCCCCGAGCTGCCGGTCATCCTCGGTGCCTCCTATCGTCCGGCCTTCCTCGCCTACGCCCACGGCCACCCGATGACCGACGGCTACCGCCACGACGCCCTCGCCTTCGCCGAACACGCCCTTCTCGCCCACCAGTTGGAAGAAGCTTCGGCACGGCGGCAACTCCGCGAGTGGTGGCTGGAGCGGTCCGGACCGGCCCCGAGGGCCCACAGGCCGGCGGCCGTCCGGCTGGCTCGCGCGACGCGGCGGGTCCTGCTGCGCCGCTGA
- a CDS encoding FAD-dependent oxidoreductase: MTENSHVSGSYWLQTAPGPDRPALADDLDVDVAVIGAGVAGLSTAWELARAGRSVAVLEADRVAAGVTGHTTAKLTALHTLIYDKLRRTRGPEGARLYARSQSEAIERAARIAEELGVDCDWERRSAYTYACDAGRIDELRAEARAAREAGLPASFVTETGLPFPVAGAVRVTGQAQFHPRKYLLALAEDLLAQGAHVHEHTPVVGLEEGEPCRLTTDTGARVTARDVVVATHYPVFDRALLFTRLSPRRELVVAGTIDAERDPDGMFITPDEGTRSVRTAPAEGGRRLLVVTGEHFTPGTGDTRARFQHLADWAAEHFPDVTLTHSWATQDNDPTDTVPLVGPMHPGARHTYVATGFGGWGLSGGMMAGRLLTAQITGEECAWSELYDPRRLRSTVREAPAFLKHQAQVARHFVGDRLRPGGPVEGIERGEGAVVRVDGERLAVHRDEAGHLHALSPRCTHLGCLVAFNAAERAWECPCHGSRFDTDGKVVQGPATRPLEQRDI, translated from the coding sequence ATGACCGAGAACTCGCACGTCAGCGGCTCGTACTGGCTTCAGACGGCACCCGGGCCCGACCGTCCGGCGCTGGCGGATGACCTGGACGTCGACGTGGCCGTGATCGGCGCCGGGGTCGCCGGGCTGAGCACGGCGTGGGAGCTGGCGCGGGCCGGGCGGAGCGTGGCGGTGCTGGAGGCCGACCGGGTCGCGGCCGGCGTCACCGGGCACACCACCGCGAAGCTCACCGCGCTGCACACCCTGATCTACGACAAGCTGCGGCGCACCCGCGGCCCGGAGGGCGCCCGGCTGTACGCCCGTTCGCAGAGCGAGGCGATCGAACGCGCCGCCCGGATCGCGGAGGAACTGGGCGTCGACTGCGACTGGGAGCGCCGCAGCGCGTACACGTACGCCTGTGACGCGGGCCGGATCGACGAACTGCGGGCCGAGGCCAGGGCCGCCCGCGAAGCGGGTCTGCCGGCGTCCTTCGTGACCGAGACCGGGCTGCCGTTCCCGGTGGCGGGCGCGGTGCGGGTCACCGGGCAGGCGCAGTTCCACCCGCGCAAGTACCTGCTCGCGCTCGCCGAGGACCTCCTCGCGCAGGGTGCGCACGTCCACGAGCACACCCCGGTCGTCGGCCTGGAGGAGGGCGAGCCGTGCCGTCTGACCACCGACACCGGGGCGCGGGTGACCGCCCGGGACGTCGTGGTCGCCACGCACTATCCGGTCTTCGACCGCGCCCTGCTGTTCACGCGGCTCTCGCCGCGCCGCGAGCTGGTCGTCGCCGGGACCATCGACGCCGAGCGGGATCCGGACGGCATGTTCATCACGCCGGACGAGGGCACCCGCTCGGTCCGCACGGCTCCGGCCGAGGGCGGACGGCGGCTGCTCGTCGTCACCGGGGAGCACTTCACGCCCGGCACCGGGGACACCCGGGCGCGCTTCCAGCACCTGGCCGACTGGGCCGCCGAGCACTTCCCCGACGTCACCCTCACGCACTCCTGGGCGACCCAGGACAACGACCCGACGGACACCGTCCCGCTGGTCGGCCCGATGCATCCGGGCGCCCGCCACACGTATGTCGCCACCGGCTTCGGCGGCTGGGGTCTGAGCGGCGGCATGATGGCGGGCCGGCTCCTCACCGCGCAGATCACCGGCGAGGAGTGCGCCTGGAGCGAGCTGTACGACCCGCGCCGACTGCGCTCCACCGTGCGCGAGGCCCCCGCCTTCCTCAAGCACCAGGCGCAGGTGGCCCGGCACTTCGTGGGCGACCGGCTGCGGCCCGGCGGGCCCGTCGAGGGCATCGAGCGCGGTGAGGGCGCGGTCGTCCGGGTGGACGGCGAACGGCTCGCGGTCCACCGCGACGAGGCCGGCCACCTCCACGCCCTCTCGCCCCGCTGCACCCACCTGGGCTGCCTCGTCGCCTTCAACGCCGCCGAACGCGCCTGGGAGTGCCCGTGCCACGGCTCCCGCTTCGACACCGACGGCAAGGTGGTCCAGGGCCCGGCGACCCGGCCGCTGGAGCAGCGGGACATCTGA
- a CDS encoding polysaccharide deacetylase family protein — protein sequence MITRVRHVTLACVLSAAVLTGCGTDREPSAARPAPSAPVPSRPPTLAPGPAALTPVFRNGPRTRGKVVALTFDADMTAGQGPRAAAGERFDNPELIATLRALEVPSTVFMTGRWAEEYPVQARSIGRDPLFEVANHSYSHYAFTEDCYGLPTVSADRMRSDVERAYAAFRKAGVRDPMPYFRFPGGCHDRKALKALAPAGVTAVQWDVVGGDAFATDADAVARQVLQGVRPGSVVVLHCTRSAAPATERAVRRVVPELRERGYRFVKVSELIGTADGRP from the coding sequence GTGATCACTCGTGTACGCCATGTCACCCTCGCCTGTGTCCTGAGCGCCGCCGTCCTCACCGGGTGCGGCACCGACCGGGAACCGTCGGCCGCCCGCCCGGCTCCTTCGGCGCCGGTGCCCTCCCGGCCCCCCACGCTCGCCCCCGGACCGGCCGCGCTGACCCCGGTGTTCAGGAACGGCCCCCGGACGCGGGGCAAGGTCGTCGCGCTCACCTTCGACGCGGACATGACCGCCGGCCAGGGGCCGCGTGCGGCGGCGGGTGAGCGGTTCGACAACCCGGAGCTGATCGCGACGCTGCGGGCGCTGGAGGTGCCGTCGACGGTGTTCATGACGGGGCGCTGGGCCGAGGAGTACCCGGTGCAGGCGCGCTCCATCGGGCGTGATCCGCTCTTCGAGGTCGCCAACCACTCCTACAGCCACTACGCCTTCACCGAGGACTGCTACGGGCTGCCGACCGTCTCCGCGGACCGGATGCGGTCGGACGTGGAACGGGCGTACGCCGCGTTCCGCAAGGCCGGGGTGCGGGATCCGATGCCGTACTTCCGTTTCCCGGGCGGGTGTCACGACCGGAAGGCCCTGAAGGCGCTGGCCCCGGCCGGTGTCACCGCCGTGCAGTGGGACGTGGTGGGCGGGGACGCCTTCGCGACGGACGCGGACGCGGTCGCCCGGCAGGTGCTTCAGGGGGTGCGGCCGGGGTCGGTGGTCGTGCTGCACTGCACGCGCAGCGCCGCCCCGGCGACCGAACGGGCCGTGCGGAGGGTCGTACCCGAGCTGCGCGAGCGGGGCTACCGGTTCGTGAAGGTGTCCGAGCTGATCGGCACCGCCGACGGCCGGCCGTGA
- a CDS encoding ATP-binding cassette domain-containing protein, translating into MHRALRLDNVGRRYNLRGPWVLRNVDLMISPGDLVRVEGTNGTGKSTLLRLLAGIDAPTEGRITGRPRTAYVPERFPSALPFTPAGYLTHLGAVHGLSRAAAARAADDWLHRFGATPYARTPMSQLSKGSSQKVAVAQALLADPELLVLDEAWTGLDAAARSELERAVAERTAAGGAVVFVDHDPSRLAGVPDATYAVRDGALDRRTEQVTAPAGPHVVVEVQGPPGGRLPDLPLASARETVPGAYRLTVPASHSDVLLRTLLTARPSWHVVSVAHADLPLDQEDRA; encoded by the coding sequence ATGCATCGCGCTCTACGGCTCGACAACGTGGGCCGCCGCTACAACCTCCGCGGCCCCTGGGTCCTACGCAACGTCGACCTCATGATCAGCCCCGGCGATCTCGTCCGCGTGGAAGGCACCAACGGCACCGGCAAATCCACGCTCCTCCGCCTCCTCGCCGGCATCGACGCCCCCACCGAGGGCCGCATCACCGGCCGCCCCCGCACCGCCTACGTCCCCGAGCGCTTCCCGTCGGCCCTCCCCTTCACCCCGGCCGGCTACCTCACCCACCTCGGCGCCGTCCACGGCCTGTCCCGGGCGGCGGCGGCCAGAGCGGCCGACGACTGGCTGCACCGCTTCGGCGCCACGCCCTACGCCCGCACGCCCATGTCCCAGCTGTCCAAGGGCAGCAGCCAGAAGGTCGCCGTGGCCCAGGCCCTGCTCGCCGACCCCGAGTTGCTCGTCCTGGACGAGGCGTGGACCGGCCTGGACGCCGCCGCCCGCTCCGAACTGGAGCGTGCGGTCGCCGAACGCACCGCCGCCGGAGGCGCCGTGGTGTTCGTCGACCACGACCCGAGCCGGCTGGCCGGGGTGCCCGACGCGACGTACGCCGTGCGCGACGGCGCCCTGGACCGCCGTACGGAACAGGTGACGGCACCGGCCGGTCCGCACGTCGTCGTCGAGGTCCAGGGCCCGCCGGGCGGCCGGCTGCCCGACCTGCCGCTCGCCTCGGCGCGGGAGACCGTCCCGGGCGCGTACCGGCTGACGGTCCCCGCGTCCCACTCCGACGTCCTGCTCCGCACGCTGCTCACGGCCCGGCCGTCCTGGCACGTGGTGAGCGTGGCCCATGCCGACCTGCCCCTCGACCAGGAAGACCGCGCGTGA
- the hemQ gene encoding hydrogen peroxide-dependent heme synthase translates to MSDNAPTTESGRVPNKGKLAKDLNDVIRYTLWSVFRLKDVLPEDRAGYADEVQELFDQLAAKDVTIRGTYDVSGLRADADVMIWWHAETSDQLQEAYNLFRRTKLGRALEPVWSNMALHRPAEFNRSHIPAFLADETPRDYISVYPFVRSYDWYLLPDEDRRRMLADHGKMARGYPDVRANTVASFSLGDYEWLLAFEANDLHRIVDLMRHLRASEARMHVREEVPFYTGRRKSVADLIAGLA, encoded by the coding sequence ATGAGTGACAACGCCCCCACCACCGAGTCCGGCAGGGTCCCGAACAAGGGCAAGCTGGCCAAGGACCTCAACGACGTCATCCGCTACACCCTCTGGTCCGTCTTCAGGCTGAAGGACGTGCTCCCCGAGGACCGCGCGGGCTACGCCGACGAGGTCCAGGAGCTGTTCGACCAGCTCGCCGCGAAGGACGTGACGATCCGCGGCACCTACGACGTGTCCGGTCTGCGCGCCGACGCCGACGTCATGATCTGGTGGCACGCCGAGACCAGCGACCAGCTCCAGGAGGCGTACAACCTCTTCCGCCGCACGAAGCTGGGCCGCGCCCTGGAGCCGGTCTGGTCGAACATGGCGCTGCACCGCCCCGCCGAGTTCAACCGCTCGCACATCCCGGCCTTCCTCGCCGACGAGACGCCCCGCGACTACATCAGCGTCTACCCCTTCGTCCGCTCCTACGACTGGTACCTGCTGCCCGACGAGGACCGCCGCCGCATGCTCGCCGACCACGGCAAGATGGCCCGCGGCTACCCCGACGTCCGCGCCAACACCGTCGCCTCCTTCTCCCTCGGCGACTACGAGTGGCTCCTCGCCTTCGAGGCGAACGACCTCCACCGCATCGTCGACCTCATGCGCCACCTCCGCGCCTCCGAGGCCCGCATGCACGTCCGCGAGGAGGTCCCGTTCTACACGGGCCGCAGGAAGTCGGTGGCAGATCTGATCGCCGGGCTGGCCTGA
- a CDS encoding ABC transporter → MTALLRYQTALLLRSQRWLPPFILYVVFLGVGVQGGQPVLDSLGYAAAALLPVAAWLVRIGVSGEPPAAQHCVASAVGPGRAHLARLLVALGGAAVLGTVATVVVTWISDPVSSDHQTRVPVLLAGAAGLLAALACALLGTAIGALTTWPVLRTTGRAVPALLLAALLSLVVSGSPAQAAVSGLVTGSLSGTVDLPVLPLAGAALLAAVATAAACALTARRSP, encoded by the coding sequence GTGACCGCCCTGCTCCGCTACCAGACCGCCCTGCTCCTGCGCTCGCAGCGCTGGCTGCCGCCGTTCATCCTGTACGTCGTCTTCCTGGGCGTCGGTGTGCAGGGCGGGCAGCCCGTGCTCGACTCGCTCGGCTACGCGGCCGCCGCCCTGCTGCCCGTCGCCGCCTGGCTGGTGCGGATCGGCGTCTCGGGCGAGCCGCCCGCGGCACAGCACTGCGTGGCCTCGGCGGTGGGGCCCGGGCGGGCGCATCTCGCGCGGCTACTGGTGGCGCTGGGCGGCGCGGCCGTCCTCGGCACGGTCGCGACCGTCGTCGTGACCTGGATCAGCGATCCGGTGAGTTCCGACCACCAGACCCGGGTGCCGGTGCTCCTGGCGGGGGCCGCCGGGCTGCTCGCCGCGCTGGCCTGCGCCCTGCTGGGCACGGCGATCGGCGCCCTCACCACCTGGCCGGTGCTGCGCACGACCGGCCGGGCGGTTCCCGCGCTGCTGCTCGCCGCCCTGCTCTCGCTGGTGGTCTCGGGCTCCCCGGCGCAGGCGGCGGTCAGCGGGCTGGTCACCGGCTCGCTGTCGGGCACGGTCGACCTGCCCGTGCTCCCGCTCGCCGGCGCCGCCCTGCTCGCGGCGGTCGCCACCGCGGCGGCCTGCGCACTCACCGCCCGCAGGTCACCCTGA
- a CDS encoding alpha/beta hydrolase, with amino-acid sequence MRAPALYSAAGSLLLTTLTAAPAHGAPAVPGAAELRGTAVAAARARVEGLDFGTCPKVEDLPGSVQCGTVSVPLDYARPDGKQIRLTVSRMRATHRDPGNSKRRVPRQGALVFNPGGPGASGMFFPLIGVVPEWKRLAAAYDLVGYAPRGVGRSAPLSCKDPKKFFTAPSQAPTHPSESYKQERIARAKAYARGCAERTGDSLRHYTSLNNARDLDVLRAALGEQRLTFMGASYGTYLGALYATLFPSHVRRMVFDSAVNPDPEQIWYRNNLDQSAAFEGRWADFREWVARHDDVYGLGGTAQEVQRSYDRAAARLAKKPAGGKVGPGQLQGAFLSAGYYDDYWPHRAHALSAYLKGDPKPLIEQAGPHPEAAAEAENANAVYTAVECNDAPWPTRWEVWDRDNTRLARVAPFETWDNVWMNLPCAYWPAPRQQVVDVRAGFGELPPVLVLAAERDAATPYQGALELQRRLAGAVLVTERDAGTHGIAGGPNACVNGYVEAYLLEGRLPVRRGSCAPHAEPKPTVAR; translated from the coding sequence ATGAGAGCCCCCGCCCTCTACTCGGCCGCCGGGTCCTTGCTCCTGACCACGCTGACCGCGGCCCCGGCGCACGGCGCCCCCGCCGTCCCGGGCGCGGCCGAACTGCGCGGCACCGCCGTGGCGGCCGCGCGCGCCCGCGTGGAGGGCCTGGACTTCGGCACCTGCCCCAAGGTGGAGGACCTGCCCGGCAGCGTCCAGTGCGGCACGGTGTCCGTCCCGCTCGACTACGCGCGCCCCGACGGCAAGCAGATCCGGCTGACCGTCAGCCGGATGCGGGCCACCCACCGGGACCCCGGCAACAGCAAGCGCCGGGTGCCCCGGCAGGGCGCCCTGGTCTTCAACCCGGGCGGGCCGGGCGCCTCGGGCATGTTCTTCCCGCTGATCGGCGTGGTCCCCGAGTGGAAGCGGCTCGCCGCGGCCTACGACCTCGTGGGCTACGCCCCGCGCGGGGTCGGCCGTTCCGCCCCGCTGTCCTGCAAGGACCCCAAGAAGTTCTTCACCGCGCCCTCGCAGGCACCGACGCACCCTTCCGAGTCGTACAAGCAGGAGCGCATCGCGCGGGCCAAGGCGTACGCGCGCGGCTGCGCCGAGCGGACGGGCGACTCACTGCGCCACTACACCTCCCTCAACAACGCCCGCGACCTCGACGTGCTGCGCGCCGCCCTGGGCGAGCAGAGGCTGACGTTCATGGGGGCGTCGTACGGCACCTACCTGGGGGCGCTGTACGCCACCCTCTTCCCCTCGCACGTACGGCGGATGGTGTTCGACTCGGCGGTGAACCCGGACCCCGAGCAGATCTGGTACCGCAACAACCTCGACCAGTCGGCCGCGTTCGAGGGCCGCTGGGCGGACTTCCGGGAGTGGGTCGCGCGGCACGACGACGTGTACGGGCTGGGCGGTACCGCCCAGGAGGTGCAGCGCAGCTACGACAGGGCGGCGGCACGGCTGGCGAAGAAACCGGCGGGCGGGAAGGTCGGGCCGGGGCAGTTGCAGGGCGCGTTCCTGTCGGCCGGGTACTACGACGACTACTGGCCGCATCGCGCGCACGCGCTGTCGGCGTACCTGAAGGGTGACCCCAAGCCGCTCATCGAGCAGGCCGGGCCGCATCCGGAGGCAGCGGCCGAGGCGGAGAACGCGAACGCGGTCTACACGGCCGTCGAGTGCAACGACGCGCCCTGGCCCACGCGGTGGGAGGTGTGGGACCGGGACAACACGCGGCTGGCGCGGGTGGCGCCGTTCGAGACGTGGGACAACGTGTGGATGAATCTGCCCTGTGCGTATTGGCCCGCGCCGCGTCAGCAGGTGGTTGATGTGCGGGCGGGCTTTGGGGAGTTGCCGCCTGTTTTGGTTCTGGCCGCCGAGCGGGATGCCGCTACGCCGTATCAGGGGGCGTTGGAGTTGCAGCGGCGGTTGGCGGGGGCGGTGTTGGTGACCGAGCGGGATGCCGGTACGCATGGGATCGCCGGGGGGCCGAATGCTTGTGTCAACGGGTACGTCGAGGCGTATCTGTTGGAGGGGCGGCTTCCGGTGCGGCGGGGGTCTTGTGCGCCGCACGCGGAGCCGAAACCAACTGTTGCGCGATGA
- a CDS encoding peptidyl-tRNA hydrolase gives MSVDPPPPGDSPFRSERTARDETRQFVLPLVVRIERDAPPARTDALETAARAVLVMLSDHRSVGDGEWAQVMRDWQDARIRKVVRRARGAEWRRAEALDGITVSGKTAQVRVFPPVPLDGWPKDLARLQVSGTDLDDPEPPVDADTSTPVLWLNPELDMSAGKAMAQAGHGAQLAWWDLSQEERTAWRDAGFPLAVRGADPARWDELTAGGLPLVRDAGFTEIAPGSATVVADHPALR, from the coding sequence GTGAGCGTTGATCCCCCGCCCCCCGGTGACAGTCCCTTCCGGTCCGAGCGCACCGCGCGTGACGAGACCCGGCAGTTCGTGCTGCCCCTGGTCGTCCGTATCGAGCGCGATGCTCCTCCCGCCCGCACCGACGCCCTGGAGACCGCCGCCCGAGCGGTTCTGGTCATGCTGAGCGACCATCGCTCCGTCGGCGACGGAGAGTGGGCCCAGGTCATGCGGGACTGGCAGGACGCCCGGATCCGGAAGGTCGTGCGGCGGGCCCGCGGGGCCGAGTGGCGGCGCGCCGAGGCGCTGGACGGCATCACGGTGAGCGGCAAGACGGCCCAGGTGCGGGTGTTCCCGCCGGTGCCGTTGGACGGATGGCCCAAGGATCTGGCACGACTTCAGGTGTCCGGCACCGATCTCGACGATCCGGAGCCCCCTGTGGACGCGGACACCTCGACGCCGGTGCTGTGGCTGAACCCCGAGCTGGACATGTCGGCCGGCAAGGCGATGGCACAGGCAGGCCACGGAGCCCAACTGGCCTGGTGGGACCTGTCGCAGGAGGAGCGGACGGCCTGGCGGGACGCGGGCTTCCCCCTCGCCGTACGCGGCGCGGACCCCGCCCGCTGGGACGAACTCACGGCCGGCGGGCTGCCGTTGGTCCGGGACGCCGGGTTCACGGAGATCGCGCCCGGGTCCGCGACGGTGGTCGCCGACCATCCGGCCCTGCGGTGA
- a CDS encoding DUF4142 domain-containing protein: MRPRPPVKGRGIFTGTGLIITGLMATLFALIFPLWSYADRSGTGVDVLNAQTVSTQYGPLSALDRDFITKVRLAGLWELPAGQQAQYKGTTPAVRTAGQHLIEGHLFLDERVRDVAVKLGLELPDEPTDQQRQWLGIMDGAQGVDYDRQFANILRLAHGKVFSVVAEVRASTRNSLVRALADDANTTVLDHIKVLEATGYVDFDALARDMAMGDTPPITASPPPPVPLADPRPAVPVAPADPVTPSPSGSYPLPPAAASPPPQAPETS, from the coding sequence ATGCGACCGCGACCCCCCGTCAAAGGCCGGGGCATCTTCACCGGCACCGGGCTCATCATCACCGGGCTGATGGCGACCCTGTTCGCCCTGATCTTCCCGCTCTGGTCGTACGCCGACCGGTCCGGAACCGGCGTGGACGTGCTCAACGCCCAGACCGTGTCGACGCAGTACGGTCCGCTGTCCGCGCTCGACCGGGACTTCATCACGAAGGTGCGGCTGGCCGGCCTGTGGGAACTGCCCGCCGGCCAGCAGGCACAGTACAAGGGCACCACGCCGGCCGTCCGCACGGCGGGCCAACACCTCATCGAGGGCCACCTGTTCCTGGACGAACGGGTCCGTGACGTCGCCGTCAAGCTGGGCCTGGAGCTGCCCGACGAGCCGACCGACCAGCAGCGGCAGTGGCTCGGGATCATGGACGGGGCCCAGGGCGTCGACTACGACCGGCAGTTCGCGAACATCCTGCGGCTGGCGCACGGCAAGGTGTTCTCGGTCGTCGCCGAGGTCCGGGCGAGCACCCGTAACTCCCTCGTCCGCGCCCTGGCCGACGACGCCAACACCACCGTGCTGGACCACATCAAGGTCCTGGAGGCCACCGGCTACGTCGACTTCGACGCGCTCGCCCGGGACATGGCGATGGGCGACACGCCCCCGATCACCGCCTCACCGCCCCCGCCCGTCCCACTGGCCGACCCCAGGCCGGCGGTCCCGGTGGCCCCGGCCGACCCGGTGACCCCATCGCCGTCCGGGAGTTATCCGCTCCCGCCCGCCGCCGCCAGTCCGCCTCCCCAGGCACCCGAGACCTCCTGA